In one Rhodocyclaceae bacterium genomic region, the following are encoded:
- a CDS encoding tripartite tricarboxylate transporter substrate binding protein yields the protein MTPLPLLLPFHRPCAVLALAACAGALLAAGALPGAAHGQTAWPNAPIRMVVPFAPGAANDAVGRIIAAPMSSALGTPILVDNRPGAGGNLGAEIAARAPADGFTLFLANVSHATSASMYDKLGYDLQRDFAPVSLIGSGSYFLVTHPSLPVKSFKELVAFARARPGQLNVGSAGAGSYLWIEMLMDLTGTRMTHIAYKGTPQVATAVLGGEIALGAVTTVVASQQVKSGRLRGQVVSSPQRSTLSPEVPTVFEAGYRELEATTWYGLLVPAATPKEIVNRLHAEAVKAMKLPEVRERFDNLDIRAIGSSPAEFGAFIRNEVARWAKVVKQSGAKPA from the coding sequence ATGACGCCTCTGCCGCTGCTGCTGCCGTTCCATCGTCCGTGCGCCGTCCTCGCCCTGGCAGCCTGCGCAGGCGCGCTGCTGGCGGCCGGAGCCCTGCCCGGGGCTGCGCATGGACAGACCGCATGGCCGAACGCCCCGATCCGCATGGTCGTGCCGTTCGCGCCCGGCGCGGCCAACGACGCGGTCGGCCGCATCATCGCCGCTCCGATGTCCTCTGCCCTGGGTACGCCGATACTGGTCGACAACCGCCCCGGCGCGGGCGGCAACCTCGGTGCCGAGATCGCAGCCCGTGCGCCGGCGGACGGCTTCACGCTGTTCCTCGCCAACGTGTCGCACGCGACCAGCGCATCGATGTACGACAAGCTGGGCTACGACCTGCAGCGCGACTTCGCCCCGGTGTCGCTGATCGGCTCAGGCTCGTACTTCCTGGTGACCCATCCGTCGCTGCCGGTGAAGTCGTTCAAGGAACTGGTCGCCTTCGCGCGCGCGCGGCCGGGGCAACTCAACGTCGGATCGGCTGGTGCCGGCTCCTACCTGTGGATCGAGATGCTGATGGACCTCACCGGCACCAGGATGACCCACATCGCCTACAAGGGTACGCCGCAGGTCGCGACCGCAGTGCTCGGCGGCGAAATCGCGCTGGGTGCGGTCACCACCGTCGTGGCCTCACAGCAGGTGAAGTCGGGCCGCCTGCGCGGCCAGGTGGTCAGCAGCCCGCAGCGCTCGACGCTGTCGCCGGAGGTACCCACCGTGTTCGAGGCAGGCTACCGCGAACTCGAGGCGACCACCTGGTACGGCCTTCTGGTGCCGGCCGCGACGCCGAAGGAGATCGTCAATCGCCTGCATGCGGAAGCGGTGAAGGCGATGAAGCTGCCAGAGGTGCGCGAACGATTCGACAATCTCGACATCCGGGCGATCGGCTCTTCCCCCGCCGAGTTCGGCGCGTTCATTCGCAACGAGGTCGCGCGCTGGGCCAAGGTCGTCAAGCAGTCCGGCGCAAAACCGGCGTGA
- a CDS encoding substrate-binding domain-containing protein produces MAIRVFASNSVRGVTEALLPAFRSPDGAPVEVVFDAAKALLRRIAAGEPADVALLGTPTLEDLATQGLIDRSSMRPLASSGVGVGVKSGTPHPKIDTVDAFRQMLIDAESIAHTTEGASGMYFSGLIDTLGLGAQVRPKTRTRPGGLVGEVLVAGGAQVGIQQISELRAVPGVDVVGPLPAGVQKIFGNSAGVFAGCANPGGAAALIAFLTSAEATPVYEAHGLTAGQEDKT; encoded by the coding sequence ATGGCCATTCGGGTATTTGCCAGCAACAGCGTGCGCGGGGTCACCGAAGCGCTGCTGCCCGCGTTCAGATCGCCCGACGGCGCGCCAGTCGAGGTCGTGTTCGACGCGGCGAAGGCGCTCCTGCGGCGCATCGCTGCCGGAGAGCCTGCCGACGTTGCGCTGCTCGGCACACCCACGCTCGAAGATCTGGCCACCCAGGGTCTGATCGACCGCTCGAGCATGCGCCCGCTGGCCAGTTCGGGCGTCGGTGTCGGCGTGAAGTCCGGCACGCCACACCCGAAGATCGACACGGTCGATGCGTTCAGGCAGATGCTCATCGACGCCGAGTCGATCGCGCACACGACCGAGGGCGCCAGCGGCATGTATTTCTCCGGCCTGATCGACACCCTCGGCCTCGGCGCGCAGGTGCGGCCGAAGACGCGCACACGGCCCGGAGGGCTGGTCGGGGAAGTGCTGGTCGCCGGCGGTGCGCAGGTCGGTATCCAGCAGATCTCGGAACTGCGCGCGGTGCCGGGTGTCGACGTGGTCGGTCCGCTGCCGGCGGGTGTGCAGAAGATCTTCGGCAACTCGGCCGGCGTGTTCGCCGGCTGCGCAAACCCGGGGGGCGCTGCCGCGTTGATCGCATTCCTGACCTCGGCGGAGGCCACGCCTGTCTACGAAGCGCACGGGCTCACGGCAGGGCAGGAGGACAAGACATG